In Candidatus Eisenbacteria bacterium, the sequence AGGTCGCATCGTAGCCCCGCTCGGCGAGCCACCGGCGCGCCGCCGGCGTCAGCTCGGTCTGCACGCGTCGCTGGGCGAGCTGACCCTCGAGGTCCGTCATGAACTTGTCGACCACGCGCTCGACCGCCTCCGCCCCGAGAGCCGCGGAGAGAACCACCGCTTCGAGACGGTTGCGGAATTCGGGGCTGAACAGCCGCTCGATCACCTTCTGACCCTTCTCGGCGTTCGACACGTTGCCGAATCCGATCGCGGCGGCGGCCATCTCCTGCGCGCCGGCGTTGGTCGTCATGATGAGGATCACGTGGCGGAAGTCGGCCTTGCGGCCCTGCGCATCGGTGAGCGTCGCGTGGTCCATCACCTGCAGCAGGATGTTTCGCGCGACCGACCTGCGCCCCAGGAAGTTCTACGCGACCCGCCAGCTGGTAGCGACCTACTGCGGTACTTCGGTCGAGATGATCGAGCAGCACTATGGGAAGCGGCTCTCCGACGACATGGGTCGGTGGCTCGAGCACGTCACGGCAAAACCGGTCCCGGACGGTGCCGTTGCAGCACAAAACCCGTGACCTTTGCCGTGACCTTTTCTCACGCCGCGCTAAGGCACTGATCCTACAAGCGGAGGGGGGGAGATTCGAACTCCCGAGGGCCTTGCGGCCCTGGCGGTTTTCAAGACCGCTGCCTTAAACCGGGCTCGGCCACCCCTCCCGATGCCCGAACGCGGCGGGCGTCAGGACTTGCCGCCGCCGTGTGAGAGCTCGTCGTCGATGATGTCCTTGAAGGCTTCGATCGGCTGCGCGCCGGAGATCATGCGCCCGTTGATGAAGAACGCGGGCGTGCCGTTCACGCCGACCGTGCCGCCGTCGGCGATGTCCTGCTCGATCGCCTTCTGGTCGTTCTTCGCAACGCACGCGTCGAACTTCGTCATGTCGAGGCCGCTGTCCTTGGCGGCCTGCTTGATGGTGTCCGGGGAGAGCTGGATCTTGAACAGCTTGTTGTTCATGTCCCAGTACTTCCCCTGCTCGTTCGCGCACGCCGCCGCGATCGCCGCCGGCCGCGCGCTCTTGTGGAACGGCAGCGGGTAGTCGCGGAACACGTAGCGGATCTTGCCGTCGTACGCCTTCAGCACCTGCTCGACCGTCTCCTCCGCGCGCCGGCAGAACGGGCACTCGTAGTCGGAGAACACGATCATCGTGATCGGCGCGTCCTTCGGGCCCTTCTCGGGGCGCCCGGCCGTCGCCACCTCGACCACCGGCGCGCGCAGCGCGACCGTGGTCTTGTACTTCGCCTTCAGCTCGTTCACGTACTGCTGCTTGCGCGCCTCCGCCTTCTGGCCCTTCAGGAACTCGACGATGCGCGGCTTCACCTGCTCGAGCGTCTGCCCGCCGAGCTGCGCCTTGTTGGCGTCGTACACCTGCTGGATCTCCGCGTCGCTCGGCTCGCCGACCTTGGCGTCGACCTCGGCCTTCAGGAGCGCGTCGGGCGTGGTGCCCTTCGCCTTCGCCTCCTGCGTGAACAACTCCTGCGCGATCAGCTCGTCGAGCCCTTCCTTCAGGGCCTCGTAGCGCTCGTTGTCGATCTCGATGAGCTTCGCCTTGACCGTCTTGTCGAGCGTGCTGCGCGTGATCTGCGTGCCCCCGACGGTGGCGACGACGTCGTCGGCGCGGGACACACCCGCGAGCGCGACGGCGATGATGGCGGCGACGATGAATCGCATGGATCCCCCTTGGGTTGGTTCGGCGAGGCTACGGGCGGTTCGGAGCGGGGTCAATCTATTCCGTGATCGCGCGATTTTGCAATTCGCCGGATCGCGTGCTAGCCGCGGCCCCCACATGCAGCGCGCACGCTTCGTGGCCGCCGCCGCATTCGGCATCGCTCTCGCCGGCTGCAGCACCGGCATTCCCGACCTGAACGAGAAGCCCACGAAGTACTACCAGGAGACGGTCACCCTGAAGGGTCGCATCTCGCGCATGCAGCAGCTCCAGGGCGAAGTCTTGATGGAGCTCGCCGACGCGCACGAGCATCGCGTGCTCGTCCGCGCGCCCGCGCCGGTCGACGTCCAGGTCGACGACTGGGTGAAGGTGAAGGGGATCTTCGTCCCGGAGGCCCGGGTCGGCGATCGCATCGTCTACGACCTCCTTCAGGCCGAGGACGTGAGCCACACCACCGCCCCCTGGTTCCGGAACCTCTTCTAGCGCGCGCTACCTGGGATCGCCCGCGGCGATGACGTCGACGCCGCCCATGTACGGCCGGAGCACCGCCGGCACGACGACGCTCCCGTCCACGCGCTGATACGTCTCCACGACGGCGATCATGATGCGCGGCAGCGCCAGGCCCGAGCCGTTGAGCGTGTGCACCAGCTCAGGTTTCGCCTTCGGCGCGGGCCGGTAGCGGATGCTCGCGCGCCGGGCCTGGAAGTCGCGGAAGTTCGAGCACGAGCTCACCTCGAGCCACTCGCCGCAGCCCGGCGCCCACACCTCGACGTCGAACTTCATCGCCGCCGCGAACGCGAGGTCGCCCGTGCACATGCGGACCACGCGGTGCTGGAGCCCCAGCCGCCGGCACACGTCCTCCGCGTCGCCGACGAGCGAGCGCAGCTCGTCGTCGGACGTTTCCGGGCGCACGAACTTCACCATCTCCACCTTGTCGAACTGGTGGCCGCGCTTGATGCCGCGCACGTCGCGCCCGGCCGACATCTTCTCGCGGCGGAAGCACGGGCTGTAGGCGACGTGCCGGATCGGCAGCGCGGCGCCGTCGATCACCTCGTCGCGGTAGAGGTTCGTGACCGGCACCTCGGCCGTCGGCACCCACCACAGGTCCTCTTCGACGTCGCGATACACGGTGTCGGCGAACTTCGGCAGGTTGCCGGTGCCGACGAGGCACTCGCCCTTCACCATCGCCGGCGGATACACCTCGGTGTAGCCGTGCTCGCGCACGTGGAGGTCGAGCATCCACGTGATGAGCGCACGCTGGAGCCGCGCTCCCGCTCCGCGCAGGATGTAGAAGCGCGAGCCGGAGATCTTGACGCCGCGCTCGAAGTCGAGGATCCCGAGCCGTGGCCCGAGATCCCAGTGCGGGATCGGCGTGAAGTCGAACGCCGGCGCCTCGCCCTCGGTGCGCACGACCTCGTTCGCCGACTCGTCGGGACCGACGGGGACGTCGGGATGCGGCAGGTTCGGGATCTCGAGCATGAGCGAGAGGAACGCGTCTTCTGCCGCCGCCACCACCTTCTCGGCCTCCGGGATCCGGTCGCCCAAGGCCCGCGTCTCCGTGATCGCGCGCTCGCGCTCGGCGGGGTCCTTCATGTCGCGGATGCGGTTCGACGCCTTCGTCCGCTCCGCGCGCAGCGTCTCGACGGCCTGGATGGCCTCGCGCCGCACGCGATCGGCCTCCAGCACCGTGTCGATCTGCTCGGGCGGCACGCCCACCTTCGCCAGCTCGGCCTTCACCCGATCGGGCTCGGCGCGGATCAGTCGGATGTCGAGCATTCCCTACCCTAGCACGTCGAATGCGGCGCGCACGTGCTCGACGGCGGGCGGCTCCCGGTCGAAGCGGACGCCGACCACGTCGAAGCGAGCGCTCCGCTCGCTCCAGCCGTGCGCCGCGAGGAAGTAGCGCGCGACACGAGCCACCCGCCCCTGCTTGCGCCCGTCCACGGATTCGAGCGGCGTTCCGAGCCGGTCTCCGCTCCGGCTGCGCACCTCGACGAACACGATCGTCTCGCCGTCGAGCGCGACCAGATCGATCTCGCCCGCCCGACAGCGGAAGTTCCGCGCCACGACGCGATAGCCGAGCGCACGCACGAAGGTGTCCGCCACCTCCTCGCCGCGCCTCCCGAGCTCCCGCCGCGCATCCACCGCGCGCGAGGCTAGGCGTGCCGGCGACGTATCGCAACGTCGCGTTGCGGGGGTGGGGACCATGCGGTAGGAACCGCTCGTGGCGATCACGCGCGACGAGGTCCGCAAGGTGGCCGCGCTCGCGCGCCTGCGGCTGGAGCCCGCCGAAGAGGAGCGCCTCACGGCCGACCTCGACCACATCCTCGACGCCTTCGCGAAGCTGCGCGCCCTCGACACGACGGGCGTTGCGCCGGCGCGTGCCCTGGCCGAGCCGGCCACGCCGCTGCGCGACGACGAGATCGTGAATCCGCCCGCCGACGACGCGCTCCTCGCGAACGCGCCGGCTCGTGAAGGCCGCCACTTCCGCGTCCCCAAGATCATCGAATGAGCGCGCTGCACGACCTCTCGCTGCGCGACGCGGCCATGCGGGTCCGGCGTCGCGAGGTGTCCGCCGTGGAGCTCACGCGCGCGATCCTCGAGCGTATCGCCGCGACCGAGCCGCAGGTCGGCGCCTATCTCACCGTCTGCGGCGACGAAGCGCTCGCCGCCGCCGCTGCGATCGATCGCCGGCTCGCCGCCGGCGAGGACGTCGGGCGCCTGGCGGGAGTTCCCGTCGCGCTCAAGGACATCATCTGCACCGCCGGCGTGCGGACCACCGCGGGGTCGCGCATCCTCGAGCGCTTCGTGCCGCCGTACGACGCGACGGTCACCGCGCGCCTGCGCGAGGCGGGCGCGGTCATCGTCGGCAAGCTCAACTGCGACGAGTTCGCGATGGGCTCGTCGACCGAGAACTCGGGCCTGGGGACGACCCGCAATCCGTGGGACGGCACGCGCGTTCCGGGCGGGTCCTCGGGCGGCTCGGCCGCCGCGGTCGCGGCGCGCTCGTGCTTCGGCGCCCTCGGAACCGACACCGGCGGGTCGATCCGGCTCCCGGCCGCGTACTGCAGCGTCGTGGGCCTGAAGCCGACCTACGGGCGCGTGTCGCGCTACGGGGTCATGGCCTACGCGTCGTCGCTGGACCAGGTGGGACCGCTCGCCCGCGACGTCGCCGACACGGCCGTCCTCTTCGATGCGATCGCCGGCCACGACCCGAGGGACTCGACGTCCTCGCCGCGGCCGTCTCGTGCGCTCGCTGGCTCGCTCGAGGGCGGTGTCCGC encodes:
- a CDS encoding AAA family ATPase; translation: MDHATLTDAQGRKADFRHVILIMTTNAGAQEMAAAAIGFGNVSNAEKGQKVIERLFSPEFRNRLEAVVLSAALGAEAVERVVDKFMTDLEGQLAQRRVQTELTPAARRWLAERGYDATFGARPMARLIQDKVKRVLADEMLFGKLKDGGKVEIDVAADELTFVYSPLPPSKLRSAKSVSEPAD
- a CDS encoding thioredoxin domain-containing protein yields the protein MRFIVAAIIAVALAGVSRADDVVATVGGTQITRSTLDKTVKAKLIEIDNERYEALKEGLDELIAQELFTQEAKAKGTTPDALLKAEVDAKVGEPSDAEIQQVYDANKAQLGGQTLEQVKPRIVEFLKGQKAEARKQQYVNELKAKYKTTVALRAPVVEVATAGRPEKGPKDAPITMIVFSDYECPFCRRAEETVEQVLKAYDGKIRYVFRDYPLPFHKSARPAAIAAACANEQGKYWDMNNKLFKIQLSPDTIKQAAKDSGLDMTKFDACVAKNDQKAIEQDIADGGTVGVNGTPAFFINGRMISGAQPIEAFKDIIDDELSHGGGKS
- the serS gene encoding serine--tRNA ligase — its product is MLDIRLIRAEPDRVKAELAKVGVPPEQIDTVLEADRVRREAIQAVETLRAERTKASNRIRDMKDPAERERAITETRALGDRIPEAEKVVAAAEDAFLSLMLEIPNLPHPDVPVGPDESANEVVRTEGEAPAFDFTPIPHWDLGPRLGILDFERGVKISGSRFYILRGAGARLQRALITWMLDLHVREHGYTEVYPPAMVKGECLVGTGNLPKFADTVYRDVEEDLWWVPTAEVPVTNLYRDEVIDGAALPIRHVAYSPCFRREKMSAGRDVRGIKRGHQFDKVEMVKFVRPETSDDELRSLVGDAEDVCRRLGLQHRVVRMCTGDLAFAAAMKFDVEVWAPGCGEWLEVSSCSNFRDFQARRASIRYRPAPKAKPELVHTLNGSGLALPRIMIAVVETYQRVDGSVVVPAVLRPYMGGVDVIAAGDPR
- a CDS encoding YraN family protein, with amino-acid sequence MDARRELGRRGEEVADTFVRALGYRVVARNFRCRAGEIDLVALDGETIVFVEVRSRSGDRLGTPLESVDGRKQGRVARVARYFLAAHGWSERSARFDVVGVRFDREPPAVEHVRAAFDVLG
- the gatC gene encoding Asp-tRNA(Asn)/Glu-tRNA(Gln) amidotransferase subunit GatC translates to MAITRDEVRKVAALARLRLEPAEEERLTADLDHILDAFAKLRALDTTGVAPARALAEPATPLRDDEIVNPPADDALLANAPAREGRHFRVPKIIE
- the gatA gene encoding Asp-tRNA(Asn)/Glu-tRNA(Gln) amidotransferase subunit GatA, whose product is MSALHDLSLRDAAMRVRRREVSAVELTRAILERIAATEPQVGAYLTVCGDEALAAAAAIDRRLAAGEDVGRLAGVPVALKDIICTAGVRTTAGSRILERFVPPYDATVTARLREAGAVIVGKLNCDEFAMGSSTENSGLGTTRNPWDGTRVPGGSSGGSAAAVAARSCFGALGTDTGGSIRLPAAYCSVVGLKPTYGRVSRYGVMAYASSLDQVGPLARDVADTAVLFDAIAGHDPRDSTSSPRPSRALAGSLEGGVRGLRLGMPREYFVEGMQPDVERAVREAVRVLEGAGASVESVSLPHSEYAIATYYLVATAEASSNLARYDGVRYGLRVANPGSSVGEMYAETRAAGFGAEVKRRIMLGTYALSAGYYDAYYLKALQVRTLIAQDFTKALAGCDALVAPIAPTTAFRLGEKTADPLTMYLSDIFTISVNLAGLPGMSIPCGFDGDGLPVGLQLIGKPFDEATLLRVAAAYEGSTDWHQRGPRL